The genomic interval ACACGCCCTCCAAACTTATGCAATTGTTCATTTGTTCAAAAAACCATATGCAGATTTTTGAATTTAGAAACTTTGAATTTGGAAACCAGAAACTGTAACTATTTCCGAAAGTCCTTCCTTTTTTCCGTGACCTAAAAATTGTTTGGGCccaataaatatgtttttcatGTTACACAGTGTACTTAAAACGCACCATTCATCCGAGAATTATATCCCACTTTATACCCCACTTTCTGTAAAATCTGGTAAAGCTGCCACATAGGTAGCAGTaaacttgtttaattccaattaataaaatttacaaaaaaaaaaaaaaaaaaacaaaaaaaaataccccACTTTACTGTGATAAATAGgcaatatataatataaatcgAGGAATCATAAACCAACCGCAAGTTGTTTTTTTCGCTACCCAATTGCTACTATCACTTTGCATTGTGCCGTTTCAATTGATTCGAAATCTCAAACAGTTGCTACCTACAGCCACGATTATTGTGCTAGGGTTGTGATAATTGAAATGCAGATTAGGTTCCAGTGACTTTGTGTGTTTCTCAGGCTTTTCAATCAGCAGCGAGCGGTAGACTTGAGGCAATCAAAGTGGGCTATCGCTCATCGAATCGTGACAAGGTCAGTGGATTTTGAATCTGATCAAGGGATGCACCACGGGCATCCTTATCAGTGGGAATGGATCACCACAAAAGTATTTCAGAAATCCATCGATGACGCAAGAATAACTGTTTCCGGTCTCTCAGAGCCGTGGGTTTGTTTTTCCGTTTTGTGGCTTTGTGGCCGCCATGAATAATGTTTAACAATGCTGTGGAAAGCGGCAAATCGGAGCACCTGATATATCGCGATGTAAGGCGACAGAGCCGCGATAAGGCCGTTGTGATAAGATACGCGGGTGGGGCTGGCGCATGCGCATCTGGATTCCATTGGGCGGCGAGAGTTCCCTGCCCATGGGGAGCCGTCAACAAATTAGTAACCCATTTCGAACGACGGCACCTGTTATCGTGCGCCCTATCTTATCTTATCGCCGAGCGTGTATGCTCCGATTGCAAAAGCTACAAAATTCTTGGCGACACGACGAACTGGGTGGTTGGGTTGCCTTTCAGCGATACTTTTCAGTTTAGTCGACGAACGACAACGATACGAACACGAATCATTTCGCTGTAGTTTCCGCGTGAAAATTACAGAAAACATTGTGAGTGCCCCTCAACTAAAAGAAAACCCTCAGTGAACGAACTAACGTGTTTGCCCAAATTCCAGCTCAGCGATAAGAGCATTCAGCATATCTAGTGCGAAATGGTGTCCGTGGAGACTATAGGCTCTATATTCATCAAGGCCCTGAAGCTGGTAAGTTTCGGGGCTTCTGTGGCCCCTTCCTATTGAGCAATAGCCTGTTTGTGGGCGCGATAACTCAACTGATAAGCGCGCGTTTTATCAGTCCTGGCGTATTAGCAATgttactcatacgccgcgttgtaCGGCAAGACGGGGCGTGGCCAAGTAGTGATTCATTCCCATTCCCCGTCGTGACCTCATTTCATTGCTCTCCTGTGCGCTCCTCTTCCGCAGATCATCAACCTGGTGATCATCTTCTTGTACCGTTGGGGCGATGGAGGCGAGTTCCTGGGCATTGGCGGCACCTGGAACTTGAACGAGGAGAAGAGCGCCGATGCGGAAATCGTTGCCTCGGGCGTCATGGTTGGATTCTTGATTTACACTGCATGCCACACCATTGCGTTTGCCTTCGGCACCACCAAACATAAGGGGTAAGTTGAATGCCGTTTATAGCTGAACTTTGACCCGCAGCTTATTCCTCTTCTTGTATATTCCTATACAACTGTTTGTTTTCAATGTCTTTACGTTTTTCAGAGAACTGTCCGACACCATCATGAACGTGGTTGGCTGCATCATGTGGATCACCGTGGGCGGAGTGGCACTACACTACTGGAAGGGTTACATGTCCGACGAGGGATTCCTGTATGTGAACTCGGAGCGCCAAGTGGGCATTGCCATGGGCTCGCTGTGCGTCATCGAGGGCGCACTGTACCTGCTGGACACCGTGTTGGCTTGCATACACTATTCGAAGGGCGACACCGACTACACGAAGTAGAAACCGAATAGTGGGGATACCAATCGCAATCGCCGAATGAACACCATCCACATTTGTCTTTATACATAGATCGATTTAAGTGCAAATTAGTTATTATCCGCAATCAATTATCAACAATACGTTCGTAAGGGTCAATTGTCGCTGTACTATACACTAACTATTTACAATTTTCATTCACGTTTAACATCCCTAAATTGGCAAATACAAATAGTTAAGACCACGCCACGGATACAAGTTTTTGTGCATTTGGGAACTAATTAAGGGGAAACAATGGATTATCACGCAATATAAAGGAAATTTAGACCTGCAAGTGCTAACCTAAATCAACTTAATACCATCTGAACCCATTCATCGTGTTGCTTGGCaagtatatataatatatatcatatatatatatcgaaAAATTACAGCCTAGATTTGTTGACTAAACTTTTCGGCTAACATGCAATTGGAATTTCATATTCCAAGCGATCAGATCATCTTGTGGAATAGCATCGcgttttataataataataattcctgagatattttaaatgcttttaGTACTATTACTTTAGATTCTACTTACTAGATACTACTACTTTCCAAGAACCAAATTTCCTTTTAAAGAACTTGATGGAAAACTATTCACATTTAGGTTCGCAGAATTTAGTATATAACACTCATTTCTTAGCTGAGAACAGAGTTCATGAGTTGTTCAACCAAATCGATGACGCTTCAAGACGAACTCCCTCTGGAACTACGGAACTGCAACTTCCGGTGCAAATCGAAAGCGTTCAACGAAGCATTGATAAATCCGAATAAAGCCCTATATATCTTCATGGGAATGAGTCAAAGATTAAACAGTACAGTCAAAACTACATCATACATTACGtaaatgcatatatgtatatatatgatGTAAATAATACATAGGTTAGTCACTCTTAACTTTGCAACTGAAGaacttaaaatatttgaatatgc from Drosophila mauritiana strain mau12 chromosome 3L, ASM438214v1, whole genome shotgun sequence carries:
- the LOC117138951 gene encoding protein snakeskin — encoded protein: MVSVETIGSIFIKALKLIINLVIIFLYRWGDGGEFLGIGGTWNLNEEKSADAEIVASGVMVGFLIYTACHTIAFAFGTTKHKGELSDTIMNVVGCIMWITVGGVALHYWKGYMSDEGFLYVNSERQVGIAMGSLCVIEGALYLLDTVLACIHYSKGDTDYTK